Proteins encoded together in one Armatimonadota bacterium window:
- a CDS encoding M55 family metallopeptidase has translation MKIYILTDLEGVGGVVDDAQLVPGSPRYEDARRWLTLEVNAAVEGALAGGATEVVVRDGHGANGGYNLLLDEAHEAAEYVMGGPQPVYLEELDAGFDGMFQVGAHAMAGTARAVLEHTQSPQAWEEMRVNGRPLGEMGFAAAIAGELGVPCVLVTGDQAVCDEARDLLGAEVEVAVTKVGFGRSCARVKPPAVVRRLIRERAQAAMGKLGKVPPLDLGRPVEIILRFKHTALADHPNRTDRRRLDARTIAVRGDTAREAFHNLF, from the coding sequence ATGAAGATATACATCCTGACCGATCTTGAGGGCGTGGGCGGGGTGGTTGACGACGCGCAGCTCGTGCCCGGCAGCCCGCGCTACGAGGATGCCCGTCGCTGGCTGACCCTGGAGGTCAACGCGGCGGTCGAGGGCGCACTCGCGGGCGGAGCAACAGAGGTCGTCGTGCGCGACGGCCACGGCGCCAACGGCGGCTATAATCTGCTCCTCGATGAGGCGCACGAGGCGGCGGAGTATGTCATGGGCGGGCCCCAGCCGGTGTACTTGGAGGAGCTTGACGCCGGCTTCGACGGCATGTTCCAGGTGGGCGCGCACGCGATGGCGGGCACCGCGCGGGCGGTGTTGGAGCATACGCAGTCACCGCAGGCGTGGGAGGAAATGCGGGTCAACGGGCGGCCGCTGGGAGAGATGGGATTCGCGGCCGCCATCGCCGGCGAACTGGGGGTGCCCTGCGTGCTGGTGACGGGTGACCAGGCGGTATGTGACGAGGCCCGCGACCTGCTCGGCGCCGAGGTCGAGGTGGCGGTGACCAAGGTCGGCTTCGGACGCAGCTGCGCGCGGGTCAAGCCTCCGGCGGTGGTGCGCCGCCTCATTCGCGAGCGCGCCCAAGCGGCGATGGGCAAGCTGGGGAAGGTGCCGCCGCTGGACCTCGGCCGGCCGGTGGAGATCATCCTGCGCTTCAAGCACACCGCGCTCGCGGATCACCCGAACCGCACCGACCGGCGCCGCCTCGACGCGCGCACCATCGCCGTCCGCGGCGACACCGCCCGCGAGGCGTTCCACAACCTGTTCTGA
- a CDS encoding DMT family transporter gives MDTDCTTTRHRPAAGGPAGVPASVAAIALFLYALWGGNPVAAKFALTRIPPIGLAGLRFTLGVLGLAAWCAWRREPLRPTRQELPPLLVNGLLFTVQIATFHLGVFWSNASHGAVLINAFPIFVALCAHFYLADDRLSAGKALGIAVGFAGIAAVFGDRWGREPTTMLRGDLALILSAVILGFQIAYFKDAVARISPFKMMFAQMSICGLLLLAYGLAFEGLVHIRPTPAVLGAVAYMGIIVGAFSFTVWAVMMQRVAASKLSVFAFSAPLWGVVLSHLLLGEPLTWLLLLGVGLVAAGIAIAVRS, from the coding sequence ATGGACACTGACTGCACGACTACCCGCCACCGGCCCGCCGCAGGCGGGCCTGCCGGAGTGCCGGCGAGCGTCGCCGCCATCGCGCTGTTCCTGTACGCGCTGTGGGGCGGCAATCCGGTGGCGGCCAAGTTCGCGCTCACCCGCATCCCGCCCATCGGGCTGGCAGGGCTGCGCTTCACCCTGGGCGTGCTGGGGCTGGCCGCGTGGTGCGCGTGGCGGCGGGAGCCCCTGCGGCCGACGCGGCAGGAGCTGCCGCCGCTGCTGGTCAACGGGCTGCTGTTCACCGTGCAGATCGCGACCTTCCACCTCGGCGTCTTCTGGAGCAACGCCAGCCACGGAGCGGTGCTGATCAACGCCTTCCCCATCTTCGTGGCGCTCTGCGCGCATTTCTACCTGGCGGATGATCGGCTGTCCGCGGGCAAAGCGCTGGGCATCGCCGTGGGTTTCGCGGGGATCGCGGCGGTGTTCGGCGACCGCTGGGGGCGCGAGCCGACGACGATGCTGCGCGGCGACCTCGCGCTCATCCTGAGCGCGGTCATCCTCGGGTTTCAGATCGCGTACTTCAAGGACGCGGTGGCGCGCATCAGCCCGTTCAAGATGATGTTCGCGCAAATGAGCATCTGCGGGCTCCTGCTCCTGGCTTACGGTCTGGCGTTCGAGGGGCTGGTGCACATCCGACCCACTCCCGCCGTGCTCGGCGCGGTCGCCTACATGGGCATCATCGTCGGCGCCTTCTCGTTCACTGTCTGGGCGGTCATGATGCAGCGGGTGGCGGCGAGCAAGCTGTCGGTGTTCGCCTTCTCGGCGCCGCTGTGGGGGGTGGTGTTGAGCCACCTGCTGCTGGGCGAGCCGCTGACCTGGCTGCTGCTGCTGGGCGTAGGGCTGGTGGCGGCGGGCATCGCCATCGCCGTGCGGTCGTAG
- a CDS encoding aspartate aminotransferase family protein → MIKLVTEIPGPKARAYLELSRQYEPRSMSEQPPVVWADARGVWVTDVDGNTFLDFSSGVLVANAGHSHPRIVKEIREQAGRVINCYDFVNQYRPALARKLVEITPPNLDRAFILTTGSETTEAAMKMARKHTGRKEIIAFQGAFHGRTYGAMSAGGKRSGAGTRGFGPFLPQVYLAPFAHCYRCVFDKTYPQCDTWCFDYLDWFVETETESDIAAVITETYQGGAGSIIPPPEWMAKLDRWCRARDIVLIIDEVQASFGRTGKLFGFQHYQVTPNLLCLGKGISSTLPVAAVVGEARIMDALGPGSMSSTHGGNPLGARAALANIDVIIEEKLPENAARLGEHLGPRFDEMMKKHPCLGDARGMGLVWGLEIVKDQATKQPDAELAQRVVLEACQRGLLMIAPIGSYGNVLRLAPPLVITEQELDTGVDILDATLSAATGDS, encoded by the coding sequence GTGATCAAGCTGGTGACCGAGATACCCGGGCCCAAGGCCCGCGCATACCTGGAGCTGTCGCGCCAGTACGAGCCGCGCTCCATGAGCGAGCAGCCGCCAGTGGTATGGGCCGACGCGCGCGGCGTATGGGTCACCGATGTTGACGGCAACACTTTTCTCGATTTCTCCTCCGGCGTGCTGGTCGCCAACGCCGGGCATTCCCACCCGCGCATCGTGAAGGAGATCCGGGAGCAGGCCGGCCGCGTCATCAACTGCTACGACTTCGTCAACCAGTACCGCCCGGCGCTGGCCCGCAAGCTGGTGGAGATCACGCCCCCCAACCTCGATCGCGCCTTCATCCTCACCACCGGCTCCGAGACCACCGAGGCGGCGATGAAGATGGCGCGCAAGCACACCGGGCGCAAGGAGATCATCGCCTTCCAGGGCGCGTTCCACGGGCGCACCTACGGCGCCATGTCCGCCGGCGGCAAGCGCAGCGGCGCCGGCACGCGGGGGTTCGGGCCGTTCCTGCCGCAGGTCTATCTGGCGCCGTTCGCCCACTGCTATCGCTGCGTCTTCGATAAGACCTATCCCCAATGCGACACCTGGTGCTTCGACTACCTCGACTGGTTCGTCGAGACGGAAACCGAATCCGACATCGCGGCCGTCATCACCGAGACCTACCAGGGGGGTGCGGGCTCGATCATCCCGCCGCCGGAGTGGATGGCGAAGCTCGACCGCTGGTGCCGCGCGCGCGACATCGTCCTCATCATTGACGAGGTGCAGGCATCCTTCGGGCGCACGGGCAAGCTGTTCGGCTTCCAGCACTACCAGGTGACGCCGAACCTCCTGTGCCTGGGCAAGGGCATCTCCAGCACGCTGCCGGTTGCGGCAGTGGTCGGCGAGGCGCGCATCATGGACGCCCTCGGCCCCGGCTCCATGTCCAGCACCCACGGCGGTAATCCTCTCGGCGCGCGCGCCGCGCTGGCCAACATTGACGTCATCATCGAGGAGAAGCTCCCCGAGAACGCCGCCCGCCTGGGCGAGCACCTGGGGCCGCGCTTCGACGAGATGATGAAGAAGCATCCGTGCCTGGGCGATGCCCGCGGCATGGGCCTGGTGTGGGGGCTGGAGATAGTCAAGGACCAGGCGACCAAGCAGCCCGACGCCGAGCTCGCTCAACGGGTCGTCCTGGAGGCGTGTCAGCGCGGGCTGCTGATGATCGCGCCCATCGGGTCTTACGGCAATGTCCTGCGCCTCGCGCCGCCGCTGGTTATCACGGAGCAGGAGCTCGACACCGGCGTGGACATCCTCGACGCGACGCTCTCGGCGGCTACGGGGGATAGCTGA
- a CDS encoding Gfo/Idh/MocA family oxidoreductase yields the protein MVKIGVVGVGTFGVNHLRAFAQTEREGVAQLVAAADLNAARLAEMARQFGFRPYADHREMLEREELDAVSVVTPDFAHRQVTLDALAAGKHVLVEKPLDVTVEGCEEMVAVAKQAGLLLQVDFHKRYDPYHLELERLVREGNLGQVLYGYCHMEDRIEVPRDWFPQWAPKSSPVWFLGVHFYDLVRWVFKADAKSVFARGQKRKLAGLGIDTYDSVQAQVEFANGAVVTFDTSWILPDRFEAIVNQGIRLVGTEGIMEVDSQDRGARSCFAAAGMQTHNLGFLRETTDRHGNTAWLGYGIESIADFANNVAFLKDGGTLENLRGVFATGADGLAVTRIACAAEESLRTGQPGAV from the coding sequence GTGGTCAAGATCGGGGTAGTGGGGGTCGGAACGTTCGGGGTGAACCACCTGCGCGCGTTCGCGCAGACGGAGCGTGAGGGGGTCGCGCAGCTCGTGGCAGCCGCGGACCTCAATGCCGCGCGGCTGGCGGAGATGGCACGGCAGTTCGGCTTCCGCCCCTATGCCGACCACCGCGAGATGCTGGAGCGCGAGGAGTTGGACGCCGTCAGCGTCGTCACCCCCGATTTCGCCCATCGCCAGGTGACGCTGGACGCGCTCGCCGCGGGCAAGCACGTGTTGGTCGAGAAGCCCCTGGACGTGACGGTTGAGGGTTGCGAGGAGATGGTCGCGGTCGCCAAGCAGGCGGGGCTGCTCCTGCAGGTGGACTTCCACAAGCGCTATGACCCGTATCACCTGGAGCTGGAGCGCCTGGTGCGCGAGGGCAACCTGGGCCAGGTGCTCTACGGCTACTGCCACATGGAGGATCGCATCGAGGTGCCGCGCGACTGGTTTCCGCAGTGGGCGCCGAAGTCGTCGCCGGTGTGGTTCCTGGGGGTGCACTTCTACGACCTCGTGCGCTGGGTTTTCAAGGCGGACGCCAAGTCGGTGTTCGCGCGCGGGCAGAAGAGAAAGCTCGCCGGCCTGGGCATAGATACCTATGACAGCGTGCAGGCGCAGGTCGAGTTCGCAAACGGCGCGGTGGTGACCTTCGACACATCGTGGATCCTGCCCGACCGGTTCGAGGCGATCGTCAACCAGGGTATCCGGCTGGTGGGGACCGAGGGCATCATGGAGGTGGATTCGCAGGATCGCGGCGCGCGCTCGTGCTTCGCCGCGGCCGGCATGCAAACCCACAACCTGGGGTTTCTGCGCGAAACCACGGATAGGCACGGCAACACCGCGTGGCTGGGCTATGGCATCGAGAGCATCGCCGACTTCGCCAATAACGTCGCTTTCCTCAAGGACGGGGGAACACTCGAAAACTTGCGGGGGGTGTTCGCCACCGGCGCGGACGGCCTGGCGGTGACGCGGATCGCGTGCGCCGCCGAGGAAAGCCTGCGCACCGGCCAACCGGGGGCGGTGTGA
- a CDS encoding DUF362 domain-containing protein, which translates to MPRPKVAILKTTPETVLDDYGRLMRMADYERYLPKDKDTALKINISWHHWYPACSTAPWQLEGVIKAMLDDGYQRELIHGCHNRTVVVSAKRGEVANKHKPVIEKYGLRNIHLYEPTEEWIIYQPRGEMLVLPEIFPDGIHLPKRMMGENIIHLPTMKTHVFTTMTGAMKNAFGGLLHERRHWTHSVIHETLVDLLTIQQEIHSGIFAVMDGTFAGDGPGPRCMVPYEKDFILASADQVAIDAIAAKMMGFDPMSLDFIRIAHERGLGCGNPTEIEVVGEDLIGVNFGFHRAQNTFASRGQKMIYWGPLKPLEKLLLRTVLAPWSYLASILYHDVYWYPCVGSGRVREALDTKWGKLFQRY; encoded by the coding sequence ATGCCCCGACCCAAAGTGGCAATTCTGAAGACCACGCCCGAGACCGTGCTCGACGACTACGGCCGCCTGATGCGCATGGCCGACTACGAACGTTACCTGCCCAAGGATAAGGACACCGCGCTCAAGATCAACATCTCCTGGCATCACTGGTACCCGGCGTGCTCGACCGCGCCGTGGCAGCTCGAGGGCGTGATCAAGGCCATGCTCGACGACGGCTACCAGCGCGAGCTGATTCACGGCTGCCACAACCGCACGGTGGTGGTCAGCGCCAAGCGCGGCGAGGTCGCCAACAAGCACAAGCCGGTGATCGAGAAGTACGGCCTGCGCAACATTCACCTCTACGAGCCGACGGAAGAGTGGATCATCTACCAGCCGCGCGGCGAGATGCTGGTGCTGCCCGAGATCTTCCCCGACGGCATCCACCTCCCCAAGCGCATGATGGGCGAGAACATCATCCACCTGCCGACCATGAAGACCCACGTCTTCACCACCATGACCGGGGCCATGAAGAACGCCTTCGGCGGGCTGCTGCACGAGCGGCGCCACTGGACGCACTCGGTCATTCACGAGACCCTGGTGGACCTGCTGACCATCCAGCAGGAGATCCATTCCGGCATCTTCGCGGTCATGGACGGCACCTTCGCCGGCGACGGCCCGGGCCCGCGCTGCATGGTGCCCTACGAGAAGGATTTCATCCTGGCGAGCGCCGACCAGGTGGCGATAGACGCCATCGCGGCGAAGATGATGGGGTTCGACCCCATGTCCCTGGACTTCATCCGCATTGCGCACGAGCGGGGCCTGGGCTGCGGAAACCCGACCGAGATCGAAGTCGTCGGCGAGGACCTCATCGGGGTCAACTTCGGCTTCCACCGCGCCCAGAACACCTTCGCCAGCCGCGGCCAGAAGATGATCTACTGGGGGCCGCTCAAGCCACTGGAGAAGCTGCTGCTGCGGACGGTGCTGGCGCCGTGGTCCTACCTCGCCTCCATCCTCTACCATGACGTGTACTGGTACCCGTGCGTCGGCTCCGGCCGCGTCCGGGAGGCGCTCGATACCAAGTGGGGGAAGCTGTTTCAGAGGTACTGA
- a CDS encoding DMT family transporter, whose amino-acid sequence MDVAATALLLYALWGANPVAVKVALVTLPPIGVAALRFALAGAGLAAWCALRREPLLPSAREAPLLAVNGLVFCMQIATFYLGLSWSSASHGAVLVNSFPIFVAIFAHFYLAGDRLSAGTALGVALGFAGVAVTFFDRWGRASPTMLQGDLLFVASAVLVGAQNTYFKSIIGRVSSYKIIFAQMTICLPAYFTYSVLAEGLLTARPDALALAAVAYQGIVIGAFGFMAWAVLVRRVAVSRLTVFGFSVPVWGVILSHLFLGEPLTGKLVAGMALVVVGIAIAARS is encoded by the coding sequence TTGGACGTCGCCGCGACCGCGCTCTTGCTGTACGCCCTGTGGGGCGCCAATCCCGTGGCGGTGAAGGTTGCGCTCGTGACCCTGCCGCCCATCGGGGTGGCGGCGCTGCGGTTTGCGCTGGCGGGCGCCGGCCTAGCGGCGTGGTGCGCGCTGCGGCGCGAGCCGCTGCTGCCGTCGGCGCGCGAGGCGCCGCTGCTGGCGGTCAACGGGCTCGTGTTCTGCATGCAGATCGCGACGTTCTACCTGGGCCTGTCGTGGAGCAGCGCCAGCCACGGCGCGGTGCTGGTGAACTCCTTTCCCATCTTCGTAGCGATCTTCGCGCATTTCTACCTGGCGGGCGATCGGCTGTCCGCGGGCACGGCGCTCGGCGTCGCCCTGGGCTTCGCCGGCGTGGCGGTCACATTCTTCGATCGCTGGGGGCGAGCATCGCCAACCATGCTGCAGGGCGATCTCCTGTTCGTCGCCAGCGCGGTCCTGGTCGGGGCGCAGAACACCTACTTCAAGAGCATCATCGGGCGCGTCAGCTCGTACAAGATCATCTTCGCGCAGATGACCATCTGCCTGCCGGCGTATTTTACCTACAGCGTCCTGGCGGAGGGGCTGCTGACGGCGCGGCCGGACGCACTGGCGCTGGCCGCCGTCGCCTACCAGGGCATCGTCATCGGCGCCTTCGGCTTCATGGCGTGGGCGGTGCTGGTGCGGCGGGTAGCGGTAAGCCGGCTGACCGTCTTCGGGTTCTCGGTGCCGGTGTGGGGCGTCATCCTGAGCCATCTGTTCCTGGGCGAGCCGCTGACGGGCAAGCTCGTCGCCGGCATGGCGCTGGTGGTGGTGGGCATCGCCATCGCCGCGCGGTCGTAG
- a CDS encoding sugar phosphate isomerase/epimerase family protein, whose product MYISIRDDVALWGGTYPSLKEALDDLGVEAVELRFERDCTVAPLTPADGSARRPLDSPDAVKQYRDHLAQHRVRATALLLLTDFNQPEAEAEVQWVVSAVRAAQGLGMATVRVDSNMTGQRELPFDERVARVAAAVTRVLRETEETPVALGIENHGFQGNDPAWLDALFAAVGSPRFGMTLDTGNFYWAGHPLDRVYEILEHFAPRAKHTHCKNIAYPAELRNQQRDLGWKYGEYVAPFDEGDIDHRRVIRLLRAAGYDGDLCIEDESMGHYDPAQWREVLRRDVAHFRELLA is encoded by the coding sequence ATGTATATTTCGATTCGCGACGACGTCGCGCTGTGGGGCGGCACCTACCCCTCGCTCAAAGAGGCGCTCGACGATCTCGGCGTGGAGGCGGTGGAGCTGCGCTTCGAGCGCGACTGCACGGTGGCGCCCCTGACGCCCGCAGACGGGAGCGCGCGCCGGCCCCTCGATTCGCCCGACGCGGTGAAGCAGTACCGGGACCACCTGGCGCAGCACCGGGTGCGGGCAACGGCGCTGCTGCTGCTCACCGACTTCAACCAGCCGGAGGCGGAGGCCGAGGTGCAGTGGGTGGTGAGCGCGGTGCGCGCGGCGCAGGGGCTGGGCATGGCGACGGTGCGCGTGGACTCGAATATGACCGGCCAGCGCGAGCTGCCGTTCGACGAGCGCGTCGCCCGCGTCGCCGCCGCGGTCACGCGCGTGCTGCGGGAGACCGAGGAGACGCCGGTTGCGCTGGGGATCGAGAATCACGGCTTCCAGGGCAATGACCCGGCGTGGCTGGACGCGCTGTTCGCGGCGGTGGGCTCGCCGCGCTTCGGCATGACCCTCGACACCGGCAACTTCTACTGGGCGGGGCATCCGCTGGATCGGGTTTACGAGATCCTCGAGCACTTCGCGCCGCGCGCCAAGCACACCCACTGCAAGAACATCGCCTACCCCGCAGAGCTGCGCAACCAGCAGCGCGACCTGGGGTGGAAATACGGCGAATACGTCGCCCCGTTCGACGAGGGCGACATTGACCATCGCCGCGTCATCCGGCTTCTGCGCGCGGCCGGCTATGACGGGGACCTGTGCATCGAGGACGAATCCATGGGTCACTACGACCCCGCGCAGTGGCGCGAGGTGCTGCGCCGCGACGTGGCGCATTTCCGGGAGCTACTGGCATAG